Proteins encoded in a region of the Mycolicibacterium duvalii genome:
- a CDS encoding CaiB/BaiF CoA-transferase family protein — protein sequence MPEVGSASDGPLAGLVVVDLSTTLPGAQATQFLADCGADVIMVEPPDGSPLREHASWPALLRGKRSVTLDLHDDVDLVRLRILLRSADVMVNTMRPTTAERIGLTNGALSTAYPQLVVATITGWGSTGPFRDYKGWEALVMAKTGVMHEKRGLAPRPGPAFITFAYASWGAAHAAVQGVLAALLERETSGRGQVVETNLVTGMGSMDPYNWFYEMVLERYPGAFEPMDAAYDDQSRPQAYLIFALLVCPTKDGRWLQFAQVSPKLIGAWLAELDLLEELAKPKWQGFPMLPTAELRTEWWDMMIERVGARTLAEWQQAMEENPDLSGELFRTPEDSLDHPQTSHERRAITVIDPDLGPVRQPSTLIHVDGNPLTEVRPAPRIGEHNSALSVAELVDRPTTPDGVVPDYPPLKGVSVLEFGSMFAGPYGATLLADLGARVIKVEPLAGDNMRNLVAFPEAGGAKVLQGKESVAIDFTKPEGLELVYELAKRCDIVLQCFRGKAAERSRIDEASLRAVNPDLAFVTTSGYGVDGPFAHRAAYAPSVGAASGLALVDSHDTGEAPVDLDDLHSRAVRLHAGGAVPAVQSDGIAAHGVGSALLVALYAKRHGRTLTNAVTTMLGTVQQAMIPYNTSYATRPPHMAADDQFFGMNALYRMYRASDGYIFLAAPLPREWPALAKALSPYVDLHADERFVDAQSRAAHDGELTAALTPVFATKTKLEWEHELSDQDVGCVEVVEANSELVLQTDPYFEAGYAVEAVSPIFEQHRRLAPLCRFSRSRTRADAGCTVGQHTDAVLRELGLSGDRIAELRSKQIVGGN from the coding sequence ATGCCGGAAGTCGGGTCCGCATCGGATGGTCCACTGGCCGGACTCGTCGTGGTCGATCTGTCCACGACGCTGCCCGGAGCGCAGGCGACGCAGTTCCTCGCCGACTGCGGCGCCGACGTGATCATGGTGGAGCCCCCCGACGGCAGTCCGCTGCGCGAGCACGCCAGCTGGCCTGCCCTGCTGCGAGGCAAGCGCAGCGTCACCCTGGACTTGCACGACGACGTGGATCTCGTGCGCTTACGGATACTCCTGCGCAGCGCCGACGTCATGGTCAACACCATGCGGCCGACCACCGCCGAGCGCATCGGCCTCACCAACGGCGCGCTGTCGACGGCCTACCCGCAACTCGTGGTGGCGACGATCACCGGCTGGGGCTCGACCGGGCCGTTCCGGGACTACAAGGGCTGGGAGGCGCTGGTGATGGCGAAGACCGGCGTCATGCACGAAAAGCGCGGACTCGCGCCGCGGCCGGGTCCGGCTTTCATCACATTCGCGTACGCGTCGTGGGGAGCGGCTCACGCCGCGGTGCAGGGGGTGCTCGCCGCACTGCTCGAGCGGGAGACCAGCGGGCGAGGCCAGGTCGTCGAGACCAATCTGGTGACCGGTATGGGTTCGATGGATCCCTACAACTGGTTCTACGAGATGGTCCTGGAACGGTATCCCGGTGCGTTCGAGCCGATGGATGCTGCCTATGACGATCAGAGCAGGCCACAGGCGTATCTCATCTTCGCGTTGCTCGTGTGCCCGACCAAGGACGGCCGCTGGCTGCAGTTCGCCCAGGTGTCGCCCAAGTTGATCGGAGCCTGGCTCGCCGAACTGGACCTGCTCGAGGAGCTTGCCAAACCGAAGTGGCAGGGCTTCCCGATGCTGCCGACCGCCGAACTGCGCACCGAGTGGTGGGACATGATGATCGAACGGGTGGGCGCCCGCACACTCGCCGAATGGCAGCAGGCGATGGAGGAGAACCCCGACCTCAGCGGCGAGCTGTTCCGGACCCCGGAGGACTCGCTGGACCATCCCCAGACCTCACACGAGCGCCGTGCCATCACCGTAATCGACCCTGATCTCGGGCCGGTGCGGCAACCGTCGACCCTCATTCACGTCGACGGCAACCCGTTGACCGAGGTGCGCCCCGCGCCCCGGATCGGCGAGCACAACAGCGCGTTGTCCGTAGCGGAGCTGGTCGACCGGCCGACCACCCCTGATGGCGTCGTCCCCGACTACCCTCCGCTCAAGGGCGTCTCGGTGCTCGAGTTCGGCAGCATGTTCGCCGGCCCGTATGGTGCCACCCTGCTGGCCGACCTGGGCGCCCGCGTGATCAAGGTCGAGCCGCTCGCGGGTGACAACATGCGCAACCTCGTCGCGTTCCCCGAGGCTGGTGGCGCAAAGGTGTTGCAGGGCAAGGAAAGCGTCGCCATCGACTTCACCAAGCCCGAGGGGCTGGAGCTGGTGTACGAATTGGCGAAGCGATGCGACATCGTGCTGCAGTGCTTCCGGGGTAAGGCGGCCGAGCGGTCGAGGATCGACGAAGCCTCGCTCAGGGCGGTCAACCCGGACCTGGCCTTCGTCACGACTTCCGGTTACGGGGTCGACGGCCCGTTCGCACACCGCGCGGCCTACGCGCCGTCCGTCGGCGCGGCCTCCGGTCTGGCGCTGGTCGACAGCCACGACACGGGCGAGGCACCCGTCGACCTCGACGACCTCCACAGCAGGGCGGTCAGACTCCACGCCGGCGGGGCCGTCCCCGCTGTGCAGTCCGACGGGATCGCAGCCCACGGCGTCGGCTCGGCACTTCTGGTCGCCCTGTACGCCAAGCGGCACGGACGGACGCTGACGAATGCGGTCACCACCATGCTGGGCACGGTGCAGCAGGCGATGATCCCGTACAACACGAGTTATGCGACGCGTCCGCCGCATATGGCCGCCGACGATCAGTTCTTCGGGATGAACGCGCTCTACCGGATGTACCGCGCGTCCGACGGGTACATCTTCCTCGCCGCGCCGCTACCGCGGGAATGGCCCGCACTGGCAAAGGCGTTGTCGCCCTACGTCGATCTGCACGCCGACGAACGCTTTGTCGATGCCCAGTCCCGCGCCGCCCACGACGGCGAGCTGACCGCCGCGTTGACGCCCGTGTTCGCGACCAAGACCAAACTGGAGTGGGAGCACGAACTTTCCGACCAGGACGTCGGTTGCGTCGAGGTAGTCGAGGCCAACTCCGAATTGGTGCTGCAGACCGACCCGTACTTCGAGGCGGGTTACGCGGTCGAGGCGGTCAGCCCGATCTTCGAGCAGCACCGTCGGCTTGCGCCCCTGTGCCGGTTCTCGCGATCGCGGACCAGGGCCGACGCTGGCTGCACGGTCGGCCAGCACACCGACGCCGTCCTGCGGGAGCTGGGGCTTTCCGGTGACAGGATCGCCGAGCTCCGATCCAAGCAGATCGTCGGCGGGAACTGA
- a CDS encoding hotdog domain-containing protein, which translates to MIAALRGFLDDVAAAAPDTATTVALTEALTEWAARLAEVAVGERRQIFARRLDLPGRGQTMCPNFIPVAGDRQRVAGTVTFGRYFLGGGGAVHGGAIPLLFDEVLGRLASSGDRTPARTAYLHTDFRSITPVGEELVVRAWFVSEQGRKRILRAELMHGETLCAEAEGLFIELRPGQP; encoded by the coding sequence ATGATCGCCGCGCTGCGGGGCTTCCTCGACGACGTCGCTGCCGCCGCTCCGGACACCGCGACGACGGTGGCCCTGACGGAGGCCCTGACGGAGTGGGCCGCCCGACTAGCCGAGGTCGCAGTCGGAGAGCGCAGGCAGATCTTCGCGAGGAGGCTCGACCTACCGGGCCGTGGGCAGACCATGTGCCCTAACTTCATTCCCGTCGCGGGCGACCGGCAGCGGGTCGCGGGCACCGTCACGTTCGGCCGGTACTTCCTCGGCGGGGGTGGGGCGGTGCACGGCGGGGCCATCCCGTTGCTCTTCGACGAGGTACTCGGCCGGCTGGCCAGCAGCGGGGATCGGACACCGGCTCGAACCGCGTATCTGCACACGGACTTCCGGTCCATCACACCCGTCGGCGAGGAGCTCGTGGTACGGGCCTGGTTCGTCAGCGAGCAGGGACGCAAACGGATCCTTCGCGCTGAGCTCATGCACGGTGAGACGCTGTGCGCCGAAGCCGAGGGACTGTTCATCGAGCTACGGCCCGGCCAACCATGA
- a CDS encoding class I adenylate-forming enzyme family protein, translating to MSRAPVSSDVEDTRSMLESAAAAHGDVEAYVEPGARITFAEWVGRARCVAAQFADLGVGKGDVVLLWLPSGIDYATCYAAAAMIGAITAGVNPRLGRSEMESILQQATPALIVADEQLGALPDTGCRVLQRDALTTDVSASGPPRVELTRWDSVALIFTSGTTGRPKGAVFDAHRLAAGAAAAGVMSAPYDRRLTSTPFAHAGYMFKLWDQLMWGSTLVVPPAPWSAQGMFDVLRDERITVAGAVPTQWAKLLEVEGVSRKALPHLRIGIVATAPAPPELVYRVAERIGVPLVVRYAMTECPTICGTEPTDPAEIAFRTVGRPAAGMEVRVASDGVVEVSGPCVMRGYWRNPELTAEVLRDGWLRTGDIGTLDADGNLVLVGRSGDMYIRGGYNVHPGEVERALTGHPGVKQAAVVGRPAPVIGEIGVAVVVPAKSAEPPTLAELRSHVTGQLADYKAPDELLIVDELPLTAMLKPDRLALRDLITLHDRDIQRRQPARG from the coding sequence ATGTCGCGCGCGCCGGTGAGTTCCGACGTCGAGGACACCCGGTCGATGCTGGAGTCCGCGGCCGCCGCCCACGGTGATGTCGAGGCCTACGTCGAGCCGGGCGCGCGGATCACATTCGCCGAGTGGGTTGGCCGGGCCCGTTGCGTGGCAGCGCAATTCGCCGATCTCGGAGTCGGCAAAGGCGACGTGGTCCTGCTGTGGCTGCCCTCGGGCATCGACTATGCGACGTGCTACGCCGCGGCGGCCATGATCGGCGCGATCACCGCCGGGGTGAACCCGCGGCTTGGGCGTAGCGAGATGGAGTCGATCCTGCAGCAGGCCACCCCAGCCTTGATCGTCGCCGACGAGCAACTCGGCGCACTGCCGGACACCGGATGCCGGGTGCTGCAGCGAGATGCGCTGACCACTGATGTCTCGGCATCGGGACCGCCTCGCGTGGAGCTGACCCGGTGGGACTCGGTCGCACTGATCTTCACCAGCGGGACCACGGGAAGGCCCAAGGGTGCGGTGTTCGACGCTCATCGGCTGGCGGCCGGGGCTGCGGCGGCGGGTGTCATGAGCGCCCCTTACGACCGGCGCCTCACGTCGACGCCGTTCGCCCACGCCGGCTACATGTTCAAGCTCTGGGATCAGTTGATGTGGGGCAGCACGCTGGTGGTGCCGCCGGCACCGTGGTCGGCACAGGGCATGTTCGATGTGCTGCGCGATGAGCGGATCACGGTGGCCGGTGCCGTGCCGACCCAGTGGGCCAAGCTGCTCGAGGTCGAGGGTGTGAGTCGGAAAGCGTTGCCGCATCTGCGGATCGGTATCGTGGCTACCGCGCCGGCGCCGCCCGAACTGGTGTATCGGGTCGCCGAGCGGATCGGGGTTCCGCTGGTTGTGCGGTACGCGATGACCGAGTGTCCGACCATCTGCGGCACCGAACCCACCGACCCCGCCGAGATTGCGTTCCGAACTGTCGGCCGGCCCGCCGCGGGGATGGAGGTGCGCGTAGCTTCCGACGGGGTCGTCGAGGTGAGCGGCCCCTGTGTGATGCGTGGATACTGGCGCAACCCCGAACTCACCGCCGAGGTGCTGCGCGACGGCTGGCTGCGTACCGGAGATATCGGCACACTCGACGCGGACGGCAACCTGGTGCTCGTCGGACGTAGCGGCGACATGTACATCCGAGGTGGATACAACGTCCATCCCGGGGAGGTCGAGAGAGCGCTCACCGGACACCCAGGGGTGAAACAGGCTGCGGTGGTTGGCCGTCCCGCCCCGGTGATCGGAGAGATCGGCGTCGCCGTCGTGGTCCCGGCAAAAAGTGCCGAACCACCGACATTGGCCGAGTTACGTTCACACGTGACGGGTCAACTGGCCGACTACAAGGCCCCCGACGAATTGCTCATCGTTGACGAGCTGCCCCTGACGGCGATGCTCAAGCCGGACCGACTTGCGCTACGCGATCTGATCACCCTGCACGACAGGGATATTCAGCGTCGCCAACCAGCGCGGGGTTAG
- a CDS encoding acetyl-CoA acetyltransferase: MSRAVAIAGVALSDVGRVDHKGAYELIAQASRRALADAGLTPADIDGLASTGQGTLPPVDVGEYLGLRPRWIDSTAVGGASWEVMAAHAVDAIAAGHADVVLLTYGSTARSDLRKGLRGANINWGVRGPLQWEAPYGHTLISKYAMAARRHMFTYGTTIEQLAEVAVSARFNAADNPEAYYRDPITVDDVLAGPMIADPFTKLHCCIRSDGGAAVVLVSAERAKDLPTKPVWVLGSGETTSHMLTSQWDDLTVGPASVSGPLAFARAGVAPSDVDVAEIYDAFTYMLLLTLEDLGFCPKGEGGAFVEEGSLRLGGKLPTNTDGGGLSACHPGQRGLFLLVEAARQLRGECGPRQVPDARIACVSGTGGWFCSSGTVILGAEEP; the protein is encoded by the coding sequence GTGAGCCGCGCCGTCGCGATCGCCGGCGTCGCCCTCTCCGACGTGGGGCGCGTCGACCACAAAGGGGCCTATGAGCTGATCGCCCAGGCCAGTAGGCGCGCCCTGGCCGATGCAGGACTGACACCCGCAGACATCGACGGATTGGCCTCCACCGGTCAGGGCACCTTGCCGCCGGTCGACGTCGGCGAATACCTCGGGCTGCGGCCGCGCTGGATCGACTCGACCGCCGTCGGTGGCGCGTCGTGGGAAGTGATGGCGGCGCACGCGGTGGACGCGATCGCTGCCGGGCACGCCGACGTGGTGCTGCTGACCTACGGTTCCACCGCTCGGTCGGATCTCCGCAAAGGTTTACGCGGCGCCAACATAAACTGGGGTGTCCGCGGCCCCCTGCAATGGGAAGCGCCTTACGGCCACACGCTGATCTCCAAGTACGCCATGGCGGCTCGGCGCCACATGTTCACCTACGGAACCACAATCGAGCAGCTGGCCGAGGTGGCGGTGTCGGCTCGGTTCAACGCCGCCGACAACCCTGAGGCTTACTACCGCGACCCGATCACTGTGGACGACGTGCTGGCCGGGCCGATGATCGCCGATCCCTTCACCAAGCTGCATTGCTGCATTCGCAGTGATGGCGGCGCGGCCGTCGTGCTGGTCAGCGCCGAGCGTGCCAAGGACCTGCCGACCAAACCGGTCTGGGTGCTCGGTTCCGGCGAGACCACCTCGCACATGCTCACGTCTCAGTGGGACGACCTGACCGTCGGTCCGGCTTCGGTCAGCGGCCCGCTGGCCTTCGCGCGCGCCGGGGTCGCCCCGTCCGACGTCGACGTCGCCGAGATCTACGACGCATTCACCTACATGCTGCTGCTCACCCTCGAGGACCTCGGCTTCTGTCCGAAGGGGGAGGGCGGCGCGTTCGTCGAAGAGGGCTCGCTGCGACTGGGTGGCAAGCTGCCCACGAACACCGACGGTGGTGGGCTGTCTGCTTGCCATCCCGGCCAACGGGGATTGTTCCTGTTGGTTGAAGCGGCCCGTCAGCTGCGCGGCGAATGCGGCCCGCGGCAGGTGCCCGACGCGCGAATCGCCTGCGTCAGCGGCACCGGCGGCTGGTTCTGTTCCAGCGGGACCGTTATTCTCGGCGCCGAGGAGCCGTAG
- a CDS encoding acyl-CoA dehydrogenase family protein: MNLLPGPEQLEIIETAGEFLAERMPIESIRAHRHAEAAVPEGLWRECAELGLLTLGLDEEAGGSGRTFDDEALLFIELGKRLSPGPFLACTLAARVAARCGDVALAERIGSGTALVALAVLRGDGDVRPVKGTFDLFEPAGASHALVVGRVGAALVDIESLGPLTPVSAADPGTRMSSATVESVEASHWLSSEDDWVWGRAVVLAAAYLTGLASAAAALATEHAKTREQFGKPIGVHQAIKHACVNMEIAAEAAQAQTLFAAIALASERPDALLQVLSAATVAGSAAVDNAAAGIQVFGGMGYTFENDMHLYLKRAHVFRHLFAEPADVLAELLAQDRAQ, encoded by the coding sequence GTGAATCTGCTGCCTGGACCCGAGCAGCTCGAAATCATCGAGACTGCAGGAGAATTCCTCGCCGAGCGGATGCCCATCGAAAGCATTCGCGCCCACCGCCATGCGGAAGCGGCGGTGCCTGAAGGCCTTTGGCGGGAGTGCGCCGAACTCGGTCTGCTCACACTCGGACTCGACGAGGAGGCAGGCGGGTCGGGGCGCACGTTCGACGACGAAGCGCTGCTGTTCATCGAGCTCGGCAAGCGCCTTTCGCCGGGTCCGTTTCTCGCGTGCACCCTGGCCGCGCGGGTGGCCGCCCGCTGCGGCGATGTGGCGCTTGCCGAGCGCATTGGCTCCGGGACAGCCCTGGTGGCGCTCGCAGTGCTGCGGGGCGACGGCGACGTGCGGCCGGTCAAGGGCACCTTCGATCTGTTCGAGCCGGCGGGCGCGTCGCACGCCCTGGTGGTGGGCCGCGTCGGCGCCGCGCTGGTCGACATCGAGTCACTCGGTCCGCTGACCCCCGTGAGTGCTGCCGACCCGGGCACCCGGATGTCCTCGGCCACAGTCGAGTCCGTGGAGGCGTCGCACTGGCTGTCAAGCGAAGACGACTGGGTCTGGGGGCGCGCCGTGGTGCTTGCCGCCGCCTACCTCACAGGCCTGGCGTCGGCTGCTGCAGCGCTGGCGACCGAACACGCCAAGACCCGGGAGCAATTCGGGAAGCCGATCGGCGTTCATCAAGCCATCAAGCACGCCTGTGTGAACATGGAGATCGCCGCCGAGGCCGCACAGGCCCAGACCCTGTTCGCCGCAATCGCTTTGGCGAGTGAACGCCCGGATGCGCTGCTGCAGGTGCTCTCGGCAGCCACGGTGGCCGGCTCGGCAGCCGTCGACAATGCTGCCGCGGGCATCCAGGTCTTCGGCGGAATGGGCTACACATTCGAGAACGACATGCATCTGTACCTCAAGCGTGCCCACGTGTTTCGGCACCTCTTCGCTGAGCCGGCCGACGTGCTCGCCGAGTTGCTCGCCCAGGACCGCGCCCAGTGA
- a CDS encoding acyl-CoA dehydrogenase family protein has product MDLDFTPDQLEFRDQVSTWLDENRPSEPRPRDDAGIREYDLAWQRTQWDGGWAGIAWPQEYGGKGLTLLQQLIWYEEYAARGFPGIDACFVGNSHAGPTLITRATEEQKSFHLPKILRGEVIWCQGFSEPGAGSDLAALRTKAVIDGEHLVVSGQKLWTSFATVADYQELLVRTDTTGSKHKGITWVICDMNTPGIDVRPIETIEGGSEFCEVFYDDVRIPLSDVVGDVGEGWSVAMATLSFERGTAFTANQVRLAKIIEDLIDYARDHVGPDGRRPAIADDEIARRLATARASVASLRALTYTNICEAMKTETPGPRGSIVKLMYSELAKEIGKLAMDIVGSGAIRHTSRWDDDGWVGYYYYSFSQAIGGGTSEIQRNIVGERVLGLPR; this is encoded by the coding sequence ATGGACCTCGATTTCACGCCTGACCAACTCGAGTTCCGCGACCAGGTCAGCACGTGGCTCGATGAGAACCGACCGAGCGAGCCACGGCCGCGCGACGACGCGGGCATCCGCGAGTACGACCTCGCCTGGCAGCGCACCCAATGGGATGGTGGCTGGGCGGGTATCGCGTGGCCGCAGGAGTACGGCGGCAAAGGGCTGACGTTGCTTCAGCAGTTGATCTGGTACGAGGAATACGCGGCGCGGGGGTTCCCCGGCATCGACGCGTGCTTCGTCGGCAACTCGCACGCCGGGCCCACGCTGATCACCAGGGCCACCGAGGAGCAGAAATCCTTCCACTTGCCGAAGATCCTTCGCGGTGAGGTGATCTGGTGTCAGGGCTTCTCCGAGCCCGGCGCCGGTTCGGACCTGGCAGCATTGCGCACCAAGGCGGTCATCGACGGGGAGCACCTGGTGGTGTCCGGCCAGAAGTTGTGGACCAGTTTCGCCACCGTCGCGGACTACCAGGAACTGCTGGTCCGCACTGACACCACCGGCAGCAAGCACAAGGGCATCACCTGGGTCATCTGCGACATGAACACCCCGGGCATCGATGTGCGCCCGATCGAGACCATCGAGGGCGGCTCGGAGTTCTGCGAGGTGTTCTATGACGACGTCCGCATCCCGCTGTCCGACGTGGTCGGCGACGTGGGGGAAGGCTGGTCGGTCGCGATGGCGACGCTGTCCTTCGAGCGCGGCACCGCGTTCACTGCCAACCAGGTGAGGTTGGCCAAGATCATCGAGGACCTCATCGACTATGCCCGCGACCACGTCGGCCCCGACGGACGCAGGCCCGCCATCGCTGACGACGAGATCGCGCGGCGGCTGGCCACGGCCCGCGCCTCGGTGGCGTCGCTGCGCGCCCTCACCTATACCAACATCTGCGAGGCCATGAAGACCGAAACGCCCGGTCCGCGCGGCTCGATCGTCAAGTTGATGTACTCCGAACTGGCCAAAGAGATCGGCAAGCTGGCGATGGACATTGTGGGGTCGGGGGCGATCCGCCACACGTCGCGGTGGGACGACGACGGTTGGGTCGGTTACTACTACTACAGCTTTTCCCAGGCCATTGGTGGCGGTACGTCGGAGATTCAGCGCAACATCGTCGGCGAACGCGTGCTCGGATTGCCCCGTTGA
- a CDS encoding aldolase/citrate lyase family protein, whose translation MTNRWTQRIGDGDPRFGMWLASGSGYVTEICAGSGIDWVLLDQEHAPNDLRTTLEQLQVLAGYPDVDVLVRPPSADPVFIKQLLDIGVQNIIVPMIDDAREAAAAVAATRYPPAGIRGVGSALARASRWNRISDYLVTADATVSLTVQVESVAGLAHLGDIADVDGVDAVFIGPADLAASMGKLGQPEHPDVLCAIEKALEAILEHGKSAGVNAFKESVARRYVGAGASFVLVGADVALLARGAEELTAKYRRP comes from the coding sequence GTGACGAATCGGTGGACGCAGCGCATCGGCGACGGCGACCCGCGGTTCGGCATGTGGCTGGCCTCAGGAAGCGGCTACGTGACCGAGATCTGCGCGGGATCGGGAATCGACTGGGTATTGCTGGATCAGGAACACGCGCCCAACGACCTCCGTACCACGCTCGAACAACTGCAGGTGCTCGCCGGCTATCCGGACGTCGACGTGCTGGTTCGTCCGCCGTCCGCCGACCCGGTCTTCATCAAGCAACTCCTCGACATCGGCGTACAGAACATCATCGTCCCGATGATCGACGATGCCCGCGAGGCTGCTGCCGCCGTCGCCGCCACCCGTTACCCGCCCGCAGGCATCCGGGGAGTGGGCAGCGCACTGGCGCGCGCATCCCGGTGGAACCGCATATCTGACTACCTTGTCACCGCCGATGCCACGGTGTCCCTGACCGTGCAGGTGGAGAGCGTCGCCGGCTTGGCGCACCTTGGTGACATTGCCGACGTAGACGGCGTGGATGCGGTGTTCATCGGACCGGCCGACCTCGCGGCTTCGATGGGTAAGCTCGGCCAACCGGAGCATCCAGATGTGTTGTGCGCCATCGAGAAAGCGCTGGAGGCGATCCTCGAACACGGCAAGAGTGCCGGGGTGAACGCGTTCAAAGAGTCGGTGGCGCGCCGCTACGTGGGGGCAGGCGCGTCCTTTGTGCTCGTGGGGGCGGACGTGGCACTGCTGGCGCGCGGTGCCGAGGAACTGACGGCCAAATACCGCCGACCGTAA
- the hpaH gene encoding 2-oxo-hept-4-ene-1,7-dioate hydratase translates to MTRPAGTELDAIARRLYEAEQTRTPIRQLSLDYPDMTIEDAYAVQRALVALKVADGLHVKGRKIGLTSKVMQRAVSIDEPDYGALFDDMFVEDGGRVPLGRFIRPRVEVELAFVLGEQLRGPGVTLFDVLRACEFVTPALEILDARVQMSDPETGHLRTIVDTIADNAADAGLVLGGRVVRPLDIDLRWVAALLLRNGTIEESGVAAAVLNHPGNGVAWLANRLAPHGVSLEPGEVILSGSFTKPVFAEPGDSFVADYGPLGTVSVSFDGPES, encoded by the coding sequence ATGACGAGACCCGCTGGCACCGAGCTCGACGCAATCGCGCGCCGGTTGTACGAGGCTGAGCAGACACGCACGCCGATTCGGCAGCTGTCCCTCGACTACCCCGACATGACCATCGAGGACGCCTATGCCGTCCAGCGGGCGCTCGTCGCGCTGAAGGTCGCCGACGGCCTGCACGTCAAGGGCCGCAAGATCGGCCTGACGTCGAAGGTGATGCAGCGCGCGGTGTCGATCGACGAACCGGACTACGGCGCTCTCTTCGACGACATGTTCGTCGAGGACGGCGGCCGGGTTCCGCTCGGCCGTTTCATCCGGCCGCGTGTCGAGGTCGAGTTGGCCTTCGTGTTGGGCGAGCAGCTGCGCGGTCCGGGCGTCACGCTGTTCGACGTCCTCCGGGCATGCGAGTTCGTCACGCCCGCATTGGAGATTCTCGACGCCAGGGTGCAGATGTCGGATCCCGAGACCGGTCACCTGCGCACCATCGTCGACACCATCGCCGACAACGCGGCCGACGCGGGGCTCGTGCTCGGTGGGCGGGTGGTGCGGCCGCTGGACATCGACCTGCGCTGGGTCGCGGCTCTGCTGCTGCGCAACGGCACCATCGAGGAGTCCGGGGTGGCCGCCGCGGTGCTCAACCACCCCGGCAACGGCGTCGCGTGGTTGGCGAACCGGCTTGCACCGCATGGTGTTTCGTTGGAGCCAGGCGAGGTGATCCTGTCCGGGTCGTTCACCAAGCCGGTTTTCGCCGAACCGGGGGACAGCTTCGTCGCCGACTACGGTCCACTGGGCACGGTGTCGGTCTCGTTCGACGGGCCGGAATCGTGA
- a CDS encoding alpha/beta fold hydrolase, translated as MSQAQVPATTAPAAVGAVVDTDDYRSIWMYLKELDFRQGFVEISVNGAAVSTRYAEAGSPDKPHLILLHGTGGHWETFAPNLAALSEHFHCVAIDMVGNGFSDKPDYDYEIAIYVEHVLGVMDHFGMTSAHLVAMSLGAFVASAIAVGHPDRVDRVVLMSPAGREASAANMARIRAERTKAVNEPTWESLHAVFAHLIADEGNRLPDLIGLRQAVYRREDTRNTIDRLLILQDEKVRERNLIPDDGWRGITAPVMIVASGKDHGVYQDTARTIAGLIPNSEVFEMASVRHWPHFEDPESFNAAAVDFLTR; from the coding sequence ATGAGCCAAGCGCAAGTACCTGCCACCACCGCCCCGGCGGCTGTCGGGGCCGTTGTGGACACCGACGACTACCGCAGCATCTGGATGTACCTGAAGGAATTGGACTTCCGTCAGGGCTTCGTCGAGATCTCGGTCAACGGCGCGGCCGTGAGTACGCGATACGCCGAGGCCGGCAGCCCGGACAAGCCGCACCTCATCCTGCTGCACGGCACCGGCGGGCACTGGGAGACGTTCGCCCCGAATCTGGCTGCGTTGAGCGAGCACTTCCACTGCGTGGCCATCGACATGGTGGGCAACGGGTTCTCGGACAAGCCGGACTACGACTACGAGATCGCGATCTATGTCGAGCACGTGCTGGGGGTGATGGACCACTTCGGGATGACGTCGGCCCACTTAGTCGCCATGTCGCTCGGCGCCTTCGTCGCATCCGCGATTGCGGTCGGTCATCCCGACCGGGTGGACAGGGTGGTCCTGATGTCGCCGGCCGGGCGGGAGGCGTCGGCGGCGAACATGGCGCGTATCCGCGCGGAGCGCACCAAGGCGGTGAATGAGCCGACATGGGAGTCGTTACATGCCGTATTCGCCCATCTGATCGCCGACGAGGGCAACCGGCTGCCCGATCTGATCGGGCTGCGCCAGGCGGTTTACCGGCGCGAAGACACCCGCAACACCATCGACCGGCTGCTGATCCTGCAGGACGAGAAGGTGCGCGAGCGCAACCTGATTCCCGACGACGGGTGGCGCGGCATCACTGCCCCCGTGATGATCGTGGCGTCGGGCAAGGATCACGGCGTGTACCAGGACACCGCGCGTACGATCGCCGGCTTGATCCCGAACTCCGAGGTCTTCGAGATGGCGTCGGTGCGGCACTGGCCGCACTTCGAGGACCCCGAGTCGTTCAACGCGGCGGCTGTGGATTTTCTGACTCGATGA